From one Streptomyces sp. R41 genomic stretch:
- the mobC gene encoding plasmid mobilization relaxosome protein MobC, which translates to MHRDQVRSVRLTQDELELVKRAAESVGLKTAGFLADAAVAVAQAQGGPQPWLLDQRGRVEELMAASAQLARAGNNLNQVARILNSGGQTEYADDAVARVLRAADRVEAAAIEIARR; encoded by the coding sequence GTGCACCGCGACCAAGTCCGCAGTGTCCGCCTGACCCAGGACGAACTCGAGCTGGTGAAGCGCGCCGCGGAATCCGTCGGTCTGAAGACCGCCGGGTTCCTCGCAGACGCCGCGGTCGCGGTCGCCCAGGCCCAAGGCGGCCCCCAGCCATGGCTGTTGGACCAGCGAGGCCGGGTCGAAGAACTGATGGCCGCCAGCGCACAGCTCGCCCGCGCCGGCAACAACCTCAACCAGGTGGCTCGCATCCTCAACTCTGGCGGGCAGACGGAATACGCGGACGACGCGGTCGCCCGTGTCCTGCGGGCTGCAGACCGGGTCGAGGCCGCCGCGATCGAGATCGCGCGGCGCTGA
- a CDS encoding relaxase/mobilization nuclease domain-containing protein, whose product MVPDISTGSRTYGLLNYLYGPGRRDEHTDPHLVASWMPELAPDPGRDPAATLRQLTDRLDLPVLALPKSRRPARHVWHCPVRTAPGDRHLSDAEWAEVARRIVHATGIAEDGDAKACRWIAVRHADDHIHLVATLVREDGRRPRRHEDGIRAQAECRKIEKEFGLQILNGGDRTAAQRPTSAERSKAERSGRTETPRETLRESVRHALAGAASEEEFFHRLAEAGLRVEQRIAPSGDRLGYKVALPGDRNRDGEPIWFSGSKLAPDLSLPRIRQRLDAGRHDDEPVTDHADERAPRPARARRQAAPVAERAVSTLDGDDDEDSAAQLAGVGELLDALAQTAPASTRRELAEAARSFERATRSHIRAERADNRAIRSAAHGIIRAGNALGKGEDGGATAMLLSTMVLVTIAAVRWHSARGHAQQAAAAQRAAQHLRSAYRSAAAVPMNAMREHGRRLPEPVRERYADTLETALPEQADAVRREPGWDALAATLDQAERAGHDPNALLQKAIEWRELDTADSVTDVLVWRLRRIGKLPATMDPPRARTNTRAAQSRPHPSPPQAPETTAETRHVDPRSRGPRR is encoded by the coding sequence GTGGTCCCCGACATCTCCACCGGCAGCCGGACGTACGGGCTGCTTAACTACCTTTACGGACCGGGCCGTCGGGACGAGCACACCGACCCGCACCTCGTCGCATCCTGGATGCCGGAGCTCGCCCCCGACCCTGGTCGGGACCCGGCCGCCACGCTCAGGCAGCTCACCGACCGGCTCGACCTGCCCGTGCTCGCCCTCCCGAAGAGCCGCCGTCCGGCCCGGCACGTGTGGCACTGTCCCGTCCGCACGGCGCCCGGCGACCGTCACCTCAGCGACGCGGAATGGGCCGAGGTCGCCCGCCGCATCGTGCACGCCACCGGCATCGCCGAAGACGGAGACGCCAAGGCCTGCCGGTGGATCGCCGTACGACACGCCGACGACCACATCCACCTCGTCGCCACGCTCGTCCGCGAAGACGGCCGCCGCCCCCGACGCCACGAGGACGGCATCCGCGCCCAGGCCGAATGCCGAAAGATCGAGAAGGAGTTCGGCCTGCAGATCCTCAACGGCGGCGACCGCACTGCCGCCCAGCGCCCCACCAGCGCCGAACGCTCCAAGGCCGAGCGATCCGGCCGGACGGAGACACCCCGCGAGACGCTGCGGGAGAGCGTCCGCCACGCCCTGGCCGGAGCCGCCAGCGAGGAGGAGTTCTTCCACCGCCTCGCCGAGGCCGGCCTCCGGGTCGAACAGCGCATCGCCCCGTCCGGCGACAGGCTCGGATACAAGGTTGCCCTCCCCGGCGACCGCAACCGCGACGGCGAACCCATCTGGTTCTCCGGCTCGAAACTCGCCCCGGACCTCTCCCTCCCCAGGATCCGACAGCGCCTCGACGCCGGACGGCACGACGACGAGCCCGTCACCGACCATGCCGATGAACGAGCACCTCGCCCGGCCCGCGCTCGACGCCAGGCAGCCCCGGTCGCCGAACGAGCGGTATCGACCCTTGACGGGGACGACGACGAGGACTCCGCCGCCCAACTGGCCGGCGTCGGTGAACTCCTCGACGCACTCGCCCAGACGGCCCCGGCCTCAACCCGCAGGGAACTCGCCGAGGCCGCTCGCTCCTTCGAACGCGCCACCCGCTCCCACATCCGCGCCGAGCGCGCCGACAACCGAGCCATCCGCTCCGCCGCCCACGGCATCATCCGCGCCGGCAACGCCCTCGGCAAAGGCGAAGACGGCGGCGCCACCGCGATGCTCCTGTCCACGATGGTCCTCGTCACCATCGCCGCAGTGCGCTGGCACTCCGCCCGCGGTCACGCCCAGCAGGCAGCCGCCGCTCAACGAGCCGCACAACACCTGCGTAGCGCCTACCGATCGGCCGCCGCTGTCCCCATGAACGCGATGCGCGAGCACGGCCGGCGCCTCCCCGAACCCGTACGAGAGCGGTACGCCGACACCCTCGAAACCGCCCTGCCCGAGCAGGCCGACGCCGTACGCCGCGAACCCGGCTGGGACGCCCTCGCCGCCACCCTGGACCAGGCCGAGCGCGCGGGACACGACCCCAATGCCCTGCTCCAGAAGGCCATCGAATGGCGCGAACTGGACACCGCGGACAGCGTCACCGACGTACTCGTCTGGCGACTGCGACGCATCGGCAAACTCCCCGCCACCATGGACCCGCCCCGCGCCCGTACGAACACACGGGCAGCGCAATCACGCCCCCACCCGTCCCCGCCACAGGCGCCCGAGACGACCGCTGAGACTCGCCATGTCGACCCTCGCTCCCGAGGGCCGAGGCGCTGA
- a CDS encoding proline dehydrogenase, with protein sequence MDAGLTALLGAAVGSLATLGSAMVTGRAAARSQFGQWRRQHRRDAYANYLGAVYDRDVALDAVRDALRADRPDLRDIDEKMERFAAQARGVHRAAELVILEGPPSVVQALYGVVHAADDLAEVMRRMVRDAHAEDTSRKAEDTALAAEREHLLYQAVKGLRAAAADVLGDSGIRLY encoded by the coding sequence ATGGACGCTGGACTCACCGCGCTGCTCGGCGCCGCCGTAGGCTCACTCGCCACCCTCGGCTCCGCGATGGTCACCGGGCGCGCGGCGGCGCGCTCGCAGTTCGGCCAGTGGCGTCGGCAGCACCGCCGAGACGCCTACGCGAACTACCTGGGCGCGGTGTACGACCGTGACGTCGCCCTAGACGCAGTGCGCGACGCGCTGCGGGCGGACCGGCCTGACCTGAGGGACATCGACGAGAAGATGGAGCGCTTCGCCGCCCAGGCCCGCGGCGTCCACCGGGCCGCCGAGCTTGTCATCCTGGAGGGGCCGCCTTCCGTGGTGCAGGCGCTGTACGGTGTGGTCCACGCGGCCGACGACCTCGCCGAGGTCATGCGCCGGATGGTGCGTGACGCCCACGCGGAAGACACCTCCCGCAAGGCCGAGGACACCGCGCTCGCCGCCGAGCGAGAGCACTTGCTGTACCAGGCCGTGAAGGGACTTCGCGCAGCAGCCGCCGACGTCCTGGGCGACAGCGGGATACGCCTCTACTAG
- a CDS encoding DUF317 domain-containing protein gives MTDLLKDQGWDVVADLDCNVHCSSPDRRVYVGFLPESREAVRGELWHIHVTDNDGTTAWRQTFGPDTPAQAVAGFLAALITFPTRYCTCV, from the coding sequence GTGACCGACCTTCTCAAGGACCAGGGATGGGACGTCGTCGCCGACCTGGACTGCAACGTCCACTGCTCCAGCCCCGACCGACGCGTGTACGTGGGCTTCCTCCCCGAAAGCCGGGAGGCAGTACGCGGTGAGCTGTGGCACATCCACGTCACGGACAACGACGGCACCACAGCCTGGCGCCAGACCTTCGGACCGGATACCCCGGCACAGGCCGTCGCCGGATTCCTCGCCGCTCTGATCACCTTCCCCACCCGCTACTGCACCTGCGTGTGA
- a CDS encoding GNAT family N-acetyltransferase: protein MSPDDWHLTEDIDDFLARAGDFLRSRPALHTVPLTVTEALRTRGADAYGDDAPIFGLLERTGEVRAAFFRTPPRRLTLTPLTPEEADSLAAHLADLGHSLPGVNADHDTATSFAEAWQRHTGAIPTLHERERLYRLGTLTPPESFPDGRGRVAGQEDRERLMLWHREFVTDIGGTPSADNSSWADTRIADERVTLWETPDGTPVSMAGRTPMVAGQIRVAPVYTPAHLRGRGYAGAATVEVSRAALAAGAAEVLLFADLANPTSNGLYQRIGYRPVADFAVYDF from the coding sequence ATGAGTCCGGATGACTGGCACCTCACCGAAGACATCGACGACTTTCTCGCTCGCGCCGGAGACTTCCTGCGCTCGCGTCCCGCCCTCCACACGGTCCCGCTGACGGTGACCGAGGCACTGCGTACGCGCGGGGCGGACGCGTACGGCGACGACGCCCCCATCTTCGGTCTGCTGGAGCGGACGGGCGAGGTCCGCGCGGCCTTCTTCCGTACCCCGCCCCGCCGCCTGACCCTCACCCCCCTCACCCCCGAAGAGGCCGACAGCCTCGCCGCCCACCTAGCCGACCTCGGCCATTCCCTCCCCGGCGTCAACGCGGACCACGACACCGCCACCTCCTTCGCCGAGGCTTGGCAGCGGCACACGGGCGCGATACCGACGCTGCACGAGCGGGAGCGTCTGTACCGCCTGGGCACGCTCACACCACCGGAGTCGTTCCCTGACGGCCGGGGGCGAGTCGCGGGCCAGGAGGATCGCGAGCGACTCATGCTCTGGCACCGCGAGTTCGTCACCGACATCGGAGGGACCCCCTCTGCGGACAACAGCTCATGGGCGGACACGCGCATCGCCGACGAACGCGTCACGCTATGGGAAACCCCGGACGGCACCCCCGTCTCCATGGCGGGCAGGACCCCCATGGTCGCGGGCCAGATCCGGGTGGCCCCCGTCTATACCCCGGCACACCTGCGCGGCCGCGGTTACGCGGGCGCCGCGACAGTCGAGGTGAGCCGGGCCGCGCTAGCCGCGGGCGCGGCGGAGGTGCTGCTGTTCGCGGACCTGGCCAACCCCACCAGTAACGGCCTGTATCAGAGGATTGGGTACCGCCCGGTCGCCGACTTCGCGGTGTACGACTTCTAG
- a CDS encoding helix-turn-helix transcriptional regulator: MAKDAADERATAHTPVTASDADGGRSKSSDGPTLDEIRSWPATVSVPKAATALGVSKSHLHALIKRGESPVKLVPLGGRHRVITASLVRLLEGA, translated from the coding sequence ATGGCCAAGGACGCCGCAGACGAACGCGCAACCGCTCACACACCAGTCACCGCGAGTGATGCCGACGGAGGCCGCTCGAAGTCCAGTGACGGCCCGACTCTCGATGAGATCCGCTCCTGGCCCGCTACGGTGAGCGTCCCCAAGGCCGCGACCGCGCTCGGCGTCTCAAAGAGCCACCTTCACGCACTGATCAAACGGGGTGAGTCACCGGTCAAGCTCGTGCCCCTCGGAGGCCGTCACCGCGTGATCACTGCTTCGCTGGTGCGTTTGCTCGAAGGCGCCTGA
- a CDS encoding DUF317 domain-containing protein, whose product MHSDTHRWLLWGGQDGYSSRWYASFTSRTPIQLIEATTARLADPAPVLRYAPEVPSRNRGAARITPVTPPVPTPLDVRRAAAARARTTIPRAVVRASDGDDGWPRRSPSGPHLPASMTDVPHKGKPRDR is encoded by the coding sequence CTGCACTCCGACACGCACCGATGGCTTCTGTGGGGTGGTCAGGACGGTTACAGCTCACGCTGGTACGCGTCCTTCACCTCTCGCACGCCCATCCAGCTGATCGAGGCGACTACTGCGCGCCTTGCCGACCCGGCACCCGTGCTGCGGTACGCGCCCGAGGTCCCGTCCCGAAACCGCGGGGCGGCCCGCATCACTCCGGTCACGCCGCCGGTACCGACTCCATTGGATGTCCGGCGAGCGGCTGCCGCCCGAGCTCGCACCACCATTCCCCGGGCCGTCGTGCGCGCCAGCGATGGCGACGACGGCTGGCCCCGGCGCAGTCCTTCCGGTCCGCACCTTCCGGCGTCGATGACCGACGTACCCCACAAGGGGAAGCCACGTGACCGGTAA
- a CDS encoding caspase family protein: protein MLVGLDTYTGMTSLPAAADGTRRLSKLLRDLWGLPGSHVTVLGAEASADGILSAVRDAAEATRDTLVVYFAGHGLRDQEGENLYLCLASADPNYPQVGTVAYRDLRRVLRTAGALARYRLTVLDCCYSGLAGAMGPHGRATRDELARALGEPATPDSDPSGDYGDVVLTSAPHNRESFVLPGATYPEATGELIKILERGIPGIGPEFSVDLAWQRVRKRLLERGSPAPQQFAQNTVADSLCFPNRAATAAAPADVSEETKRYSAELPGISTEIDQIQKNVEGVPSAVLASVPEPDWRPAPVGRWRPDREPPYPGDAYFKQQRTHLYLLDKAWAALKKEFKTVRHRLQVPFHVRSPSSIAVWLHRSTSDPRWMVIAESIKALEDRKWGYVTSAVGVTPVGGMVVTRIPPRSQLTMDTVNAYREKLDQLRADINKLTDLHADPQE from the coding sequence GTGCTCGTCGGACTGGACACCTACACCGGCATGACATCACTACCCGCTGCAGCCGACGGAACCCGGCGGCTCTCCAAGCTGCTGCGCGACCTCTGGGGCCTTCCCGGAAGCCATGTCACAGTGCTCGGTGCCGAAGCGTCCGCAGATGGCATTTTGAGCGCGGTCCGCGACGCCGCGGAAGCGACGAGGGACACCCTGGTCGTCTACTTCGCCGGACACGGCCTCCGCGACCAAGAAGGGGAGAACCTCTACCTGTGCCTGGCCAGCGCCGACCCCAACTACCCGCAAGTCGGAACGGTTGCGTACCGGGACCTGCGCCGTGTCCTGCGGACAGCTGGCGCGTTGGCACGTTACCGCCTGACCGTGCTGGACTGCTGCTACAGCGGTTTGGCCGGCGCGATGGGTCCTCATGGTCGGGCCACGCGCGACGAACTGGCTCGAGCCTTGGGCGAACCGGCCACTCCGGACAGCGATCCTTCGGGGGATTACGGGGACGTAGTACTTACGTCTGCCCCGCACAACCGGGAGTCCTTCGTACTGCCCGGCGCCACCTATCCGGAGGCCACAGGCGAGCTGATCAAGATTCTTGAACGCGGAATCCCCGGCATAGGGCCGGAGTTCAGCGTCGACCTTGCGTGGCAGCGGGTGCGTAAGCGGCTGCTGGAAAGGGGAAGCCCGGCGCCCCAACAGTTCGCCCAAAACACGGTGGCTGACTCCCTCTGCTTCCCGAACCGTGCCGCCACTGCGGCGGCGCCTGCTGACGTGAGCGAGGAAACCAAGCGCTACAGCGCCGAATTGCCTGGCATCTCGACCGAAATCGATCAGATTCAGAAAAATGTTGAAGGTGTGCCGTCTGCCGTCCTGGCCAGCGTGCCCGAGCCGGACTGGCGGCCTGCTCCCGTCGGACGATGGCGGCCCGACAGGGAACCTCCCTATCCCGGCGATGCCTACTTCAAGCAACAGCGGACTCACCTCTATCTGCTGGATAAAGCTTGGGCGGCCCTGAAGAAGGAGTTCAAGACGGTCCGCCACCGCCTGCAAGTACCGTTCCATGTTCGCTCTCCCTCAAGCATCGCGGTCTGGCTGCACCGATCCACCAGTGATCCCCGATGGATGGTCATCGCCGAATCCATCAAAGCCCTGGAAGACCGCAAGTGGGGATACGTGACTAGCGCTGTCGGGGTGACCCCCGTAGGCGGAATGGTTGTCACCAGAATCCCGCCTCGCTCCCAGTTGACCATGGACACGGTGAACGCGTACCGCGAGAAGCTGGACCAGCTGCGCGCTGACATCAACAAGCTGACCGATCTGCACGCGGACCCGCAGGAATAA
- a CDS encoding DUF317 domain-containing protein, whose translation MPSLDPLALDPNADVLVSPGYLAGPGDSRSIFNTLDLAPGWTKAIAFGTDTYYTSPCQRVRVANAVESFYGGWTISYAEDPLGVPDWITTFDRNTPHEIVVAFTETVVDGLHNNFADYLSGGRHYTGTSPASLTARHGWEPVHGSRPFRTVSPDGHAAYQMGVGWLHEYDELLTPEKSTWRMSAGADPVYAPSWQAFFSRYTPQHLITASTAVFTDPTPVPRALDQIPDRHRALVSVSRADTARPDPRAAAALARSTRAQATHVPPPPAAPTALATHAGSQRQR comes from the coding sequence ATGCCCAGCCTGGATCCCCTCGCCCTCGACCCGAATGCGGATGTCCTGGTCAGCCCCGGCTACCTCGCCGGCCCCGGCGACAGCCGCAGCATCTTCAACACCCTTGATCTCGCTCCTGGTTGGACCAAGGCCATCGCCTTCGGCACCGACACCTACTACACGAGCCCGTGCCAGCGCGTACGGGTCGCCAACGCCGTGGAGAGCTTCTACGGCGGGTGGACCATCTCCTACGCCGAGGACCCGCTCGGCGTCCCCGACTGGATCACCACGTTCGACCGGAACACGCCCCACGAGATCGTGGTCGCCTTCACCGAGACCGTCGTCGACGGACTGCACAACAACTTCGCGGACTACCTCAGCGGTGGCCGACACTACACGGGCACCAGCCCCGCGTCCCTGACCGCGCGGCACGGGTGGGAGCCGGTGCACGGCTCCCGGCCGTTCCGTACGGTCTCGCCCGACGGCCACGCTGCCTATCAGATGGGCGTCGGCTGGCTGCACGAGTACGACGAGCTGCTCACACCCGAGAAGTCGACGTGGCGTATGTCCGCCGGCGCCGACCCGGTGTACGCGCCGAGCTGGCAGGCCTTCTTCAGCCGGTACACCCCGCAGCACCTCATCACGGCCTCCACCGCCGTGTTCACGGACCCCACCCCCGTGCCGCGCGCTCTGGACCAGATTCCCGACCGCCACCGCGCACTCGTCTCGGTCAGCCGCGCAGACACGGCCAGGCCCGACCCGCGGGCCGCGGCGGCGCTCGCCCGCAGCACCCGAGCCCAGGCGACGCACGTTCCTCCGCCTCCGGCTGCGCCGACCGCGCTCGCCACACACGCCGGCTCCCAACGGCAGCGCTAA
- a CDS encoding type II toxin-antitoxin system RelE/ParE family toxin, producing the protein MSRARYAFAAHPEALADLRAVPENIRDLALLELQHLVHGNERGAALQRELAGCHKVYVDPETRWRLVIRYRDAPASSQHKREIYLLAVGERQDQAAYRTAARRLERERAATATSSHDRRAHAARARSPQHHGGQPTTTPQHPAATTTDTNRTTSERAARSR; encoded by the coding sequence ATGAGCCGGGCACGGTACGCCTTCGCCGCCCATCCCGAGGCTCTCGCCGACCTGCGCGCCGTACCGGAGAACATCCGCGACCTGGCCCTGCTCGAACTGCAGCACCTGGTCCACGGCAACGAACGCGGCGCCGCCCTCCAGCGCGAACTGGCGGGCTGCCACAAGGTCTACGTCGACCCGGAAACCCGCTGGCGGTTGGTCATCCGGTACCGGGACGCTCCCGCCTCCTCCCAGCACAAACGGGAGATCTATCTCCTCGCGGTCGGCGAGCGACAGGACCAGGCCGCCTACCGCACCGCGGCCCGTCGATTGGAGCGCGAGCGAGCAGCCACAGCCACGTCCTCGCACGATCGGCGCGCCCACGCCGCCAGGGCCCGCTCACCTCAGCACCACGGCGGGCAACCGACCACCACTCCCCAGCACCCTGCGGCAACGACCACCGACACGAACCGCACCACGTCGGAACGCGCCGCCCGGTCCCGCTGA
- a CDS encoding DUF4913 domain-containing protein, whose translation MSEPTHESEPVRIPDHDLDDLVATVTRLVAESRKQGETLARLTDDQPSQEDAEPADPVHPERPASASAPGEGNANDGPASVFILALGAKAYAVELAALTNWVHNLLLPVYGREITTGRPWCRQWQEHPEAVARLHALWLAWQQLTDVQAGLTGPSTWHRDHLDPALLQLRTPDGPFGACTTSAARPHHRLLASPEPAGV comes from the coding sequence ATGTCCGAACCCACCCACGAGAGCGAGCCGGTGCGCATACCGGACCACGACCTGGACGACCTCGTCGCTACGGTCACCCGGCTGGTCGCCGAGAGCCGCAAGCAGGGCGAGACGCTCGCCCGGCTCACCGACGACCAGCCGTCCCAGGAAGACGCCGAACCGGCCGATCCCGTGCACCCTGAACGCCCGGCATCAGCCTCCGCCCCAGGCGAAGGCAATGCCAACGACGGGCCGGCCTCCGTCTTCATCCTGGCGCTCGGCGCCAAGGCGTACGCCGTAGAACTGGCCGCGCTGACCAACTGGGTGCACAACCTGCTCCTGCCGGTCTATGGACGGGAGATCACCACCGGCCGCCCGTGGTGCCGGCAGTGGCAGGAGCACCCCGAGGCAGTGGCCCGGCTGCACGCCCTCTGGCTCGCCTGGCAGCAACTCACCGACGTCCAGGCTGGCCTCACCGGCCCCTCCACCTGGCACCGCGACCACCTCGACCCGGCCTTGCTCCAACTCCGCACCCCAGACGGCCCGTTCGGTGCCTGCACCACCAGTGCAGCCCGACCCCACCACCGGCTGCTGGCCTCGCCCGAGCCCGCCGGAGTCTGA
- a CDS encoding DNA cytosine methyltransferase, with protein sequence MADGTRSGLWHHVVRAIEALNPCLVVIENVRGLLTSPAGSPGDVELCPWCLGDTAGQPALRALGAVLGSLADIRFDARWCVLRASDVGAPHRRERIFLAAWPSGRITAAQDPDQQPGGQRRQSAPGETQAGRPRPEPGGRGRVAPAHPEGLRRHQGLAQPAPRQWGLDPALGGSTPAAHPACRTHPHGRAAEGSHEQDPVHAVAASVRGSGGHRGRAEIWGPYAAAITRWERATRPAPRPTDDAGRLSPRFVEWMQGLPPGWVTGTPGLGRQAQLTALGNGVVPQQAARALRILAPPRTVCRHRAPR encoded by the coding sequence CTGGCTGATGGCACCCGGTCCGGTCTGTGGCACCACGTCGTCCGCGCCATCGAAGCCCTCAACCCCTGCCTGGTGGTGATCGAGAATGTCCGGGGGCTCCTCACCTCGCCCGCCGGTTCCCCTGGCGACGTGGAACTCTGCCCGTGGTGTCTGGGAGACACGGCAGGCCAGCCTGCTCTGCGCGCACTCGGTGCCGTACTCGGCTCCCTGGCCGACATCCGGTTCGATGCGCGCTGGTGTGTGCTTCGCGCCTCCGACGTCGGAGCCCCACACCGCCGAGAGCGGATCTTCCTCGCCGCCTGGCCATCCGGACGGATCACCGCTGCTCAAGACCCCGACCAGCAACCTGGGGGCCAACGGAGGCAGTCAGCACCCGGCGAAACGCAAGCAGGGCGGCCACGGCCCGAACCTGGCGGACGAGGTCGAGTGGCTCCTGCCCACCCCGAAGGCCTCCGACGGCACCAAGGGCTCGCCCAACCAGCGCCACGGCAATGGGGACTTGACCCTGCCCTCGGCGGCAGCACGCCTGCGGCCCACCCCGCATGCCGCACCCACCCGCACGGCCGGGCAGCGGAAGGGAGCCACGAGCAGGACCCCGTGCACGCAGTCGCTGCCTCTGTTCGAGGATCCGGTGGCCACAGGGGACGGGCCGAGATCTGGGGGCCATACGCCGCCGCGATCACCCGCTGGGAGCGCGCCACCCGTCCCGCACCTCGGCCGACCGACGACGCCGGCCGCCTCAGTCCGCGGTTCGTGGAGTGGATGCAGGGCCTTCCTCCGGGCTGGGTGACCGGCACACCCGGGTTGGGGCGCCAGGCCCAACTGACCGCTCTGGGTAACGGAGTTGTTCCCCAGCAGGCCGCTCGCGCCCTGCGGATCCTGGCCCCGCCCAGGACCGTATGCCGCCATCGCGCGCCGCGCTGA
- a CDS encoding DNA cytosine methyltransferase has product MAADLASVAVPPLIGSLCSGYGGLDLGVQAALGGTLAWHAEIDPGAARILARHWPTVPNLGDITAVNWDEIPEVCVVTAGFPCQRRLRRRPPSRTG; this is encoded by the coding sequence ATGGCCGCTGACCTGGCATCGGTGGCTGTGCCGCCGTTGATCGGGAGCCTGTGCTCCGGCTACGGCGGCCTGGACCTCGGCGTCCAAGCCGCCCTCGGAGGCACGCTCGCCTGGCACGCCGAGATCGATCCGGGCGCCGCCCGGATCCTGGCCCGCCACTGGCCCACCGTGCCCAATCTCGGCGACATCACGGCCGTGAACTGGGACGAGATCCCGGAGGTGTGCGTCGTAACGGCCGGCTTCCCCTGCCAAAGACGTCTCCGTCGCCGGCCGCCGAGCCGGACTGGCTGA
- a CDS encoding DnaB-like helicase N-terminal domain-containing protein has protein sequence MTPLVQAEQAVLGSVFLDPAQLDHLSPWLRPEHFSRPAHAALYAAMLKLRADGHPATTGKNGDPIPLSWVTDTVREAGTRTRGLTASYAHSLISACPRPTHAPVYGRMVLEGAIHRSVTQHAIRLHQAARADAVRGGVEETVRHAQILAEVLADLAHRWGTEPRPLAPPASITLALQQPQSVDEQVLADEEFLLGCIIARPEQLLDVVDWLRPGDFADIGHQQIYRALGALHHRGEPIDQLTVLWETQRRGALSDGTLDGERVLRVCDPLSFSGVAEHFGEQVVQASLVRTAAASARQVRALADDESLAPGRLIGYALHALGPLDKVRRRLQAASGTEPAPPRTSSLAAATPPETRIDAARSRSCPHATIASAPATTAAPRSPAPDRPTRRSPS, from the coding sequence GTGACGCCGCTCGTCCAGGCCGAGCAGGCGGTGCTGGGCTCGGTCTTCCTCGACCCCGCTCAGCTCGACCATCTCTCGCCCTGGCTGCGGCCCGAACACTTCTCCCGTCCGGCACACGCCGCTCTCTACGCCGCGATGCTCAAGCTCCGCGCCGACGGCCACCCGGCCACAACGGGGAAGAACGGAGACCCGATCCCGCTGTCCTGGGTGACGGACACCGTGCGGGAGGCCGGCACCCGGACCCGTGGACTCACCGCGTCGTACGCCCACTCCTTGATCTCCGCGTGTCCGCGGCCCACCCATGCGCCCGTCTACGGGCGGATGGTCCTGGAGGGCGCCATCCACCGCAGCGTCACCCAGCACGCCATCCGCCTCCACCAGGCCGCGCGTGCCGACGCCGTGCGCGGTGGAGTCGAGGAGACGGTCCGCCACGCCCAGATCCTGGCCGAGGTCCTCGCCGATCTCGCCCACCGGTGGGGAACCGAGCCACGACCGCTAGCGCCCCCGGCTTCGATCACGCTGGCCTTGCAGCAGCCACAGTCGGTCGACGAACAGGTCCTCGCCGACGAGGAGTTCCTCCTCGGCTGCATCATCGCCCGGCCCGAGCAGCTGCTCGACGTCGTCGACTGGCTGCGTCCCGGCGACTTCGCGGACATCGGCCATCAGCAGATCTACCGCGCCCTGGGCGCCCTGCATCACCGGGGCGAACCCATCGATCAGCTGACCGTGCTGTGGGAAACGCAGCGCCGGGGTGCGCTGTCCGACGGGACTCTCGACGGCGAACGCGTCCTGCGTGTCTGCGATCCGCTGTCCTTTTCCGGTGTGGCCGAGCACTTCGGCGAGCAGGTCGTCCAGGCCTCGCTCGTCCGCACGGCCGCGGCCTCCGCCCGGCAGGTGCGGGCACTGGCCGACGACGAGTCCCTGGCCCCGGGACGGCTGATCGGCTACGCCCTGCACGCCCTGGGCCCGCTGGACAAGGTCCGGCGCCGTCTACAAGCTGCGTCCGGCACTGAGCCCGCGCCACCCCGTACAAGCAGCCTGGCGGCCGCCACCCCGCCGGAGACCCGCATCGACGCGGCTCGATCCCGCAGCTGCCCCCACGCCACCATCGCCTCGGCCCCGGCAACCACCGCAGCCCCGCGCTCTCCTGCCCCCGACCGTCCCACCCGCCGGAGCCCGTCATGA